In Lepidochelys kempii isolate rLepKem1 chromosome 10, rLepKem1.hap2, whole genome shotgun sequence, a single window of DNA contains:
- the LUC7L gene encoding putative RNA-binding protein Luc7-like 1 isoform X2 encodes MDLGECTKIHDLALRADYEIASKERDLFFELDAMDHLESFIAECDRRTELAKKRLAETQEEISAEVSAKAEKVHELNEDIGKLLAKAEQLGAEGNVDESQKILMEVEKVRAKKKEAEEEYRNSMPASSFQQQKLRVCEVCSAYLGLHDNDRRLADHFGGKLHLGFIQIREKLDQLRKMVAEKQEKRNQDRLRRREEREREERMGRRSGSKNRDRRRSRSRDRRRRRSRSASREKRKSRSRSRERDRHRRHRSRSRSHSRGHRRGSRDRSSKHKKEVWTIRK; translated from the exons ATGGACCTGGGAGAATGTACAAAGATCCATGACTTGGCACTGAGAGCAGATTATGAGATTGCAAGTAAAGAGAGGGATCTATTTTTTGAGCTGGAT GCTATGGATCACCTGGAGTCCTTTATCGCAGAGTGTGACCGGAGAACTGAGCTGGCGAAGAAACGCCTGGCTGAAACTCAGGAGGAGATCAGTGCTGAAGTGTCTGCAAAG GCAGAAAAGGTTCATGAGCTGAATGAAGACATAGGAAAACTGCTGGCTAAAGCTgagcagctgggagctgaaggAAATGTGGATGAATCCCAAAAGATCCTGATGGAAGTGGAGAAGGTCCGAGCAAAGAAGAAAGAAGCAGAG GAAGAATACCGCAATTCCATGCCCGCATCCAGTTTCCAGCAGCAGAAGCTGCGCGTCTGTGAGGTCTGCTCCGCGTACCTTGGTCTCCATGACAACGACCGGCGTCTCGCTGATCACTTTGGAGGCAAATTACACTTGGGCTTCATTCAGATCCGTGAAAAACTGGACCAGTTGAGG AAAATGGTGGcagaaaaacaggagaaaagaaacCAAGATCGTCTGAGgcggagagaagagagagaaagagaggagagaaTGGGCAGACG GTCTGGCTCCAAAAATAGAGATCGCAGAAG ATCACGATCTCGGGACAGGAGACGAAGGCGCTCACGATCCGCTTCCCGCGAGAAACGAAAGTCCCGCTCCAGGTCCCGAGAGCGAGACAGACACAGACGCCATCGGAGCCGCTCACGCAGCCACAGCAGAGGTCACCGCCGTGGTTCCAGAGACAGGAGTTCAAAACACAA aaaagaagttTGGACAATTAGGAAGTGA
- the LUC7L gene encoding putative RNA-binding protein Luc7-like 1 isoform X3 codes for MDLGECTKIHDLALRADYEIASKERDLFFELDAMDHLESFIAECDRRTELAKKRLAETQEEISAEVSAKEEYRNSMPASSFQQQKLRVCEVCSAYLGLHDNDRRLADHFGGKLHLGFIQIREKLDQLRKMVAEKQEKRNQDRLRRREEREREERMGRRSGSKNRDRRRSRSRDRRRRRSRSASREKRKSRSRSRERDRHRRHRSRSRSHSRGHRRGSRDRSSKHKSSRDRSSREKSRDRERKEKSSSERRHESTNGKSRSKRSEEREAGEI; via the exons ATGGACCTGGGAGAATGTACAAAGATCCATGACTTGGCACTGAGAGCAGATTATGAGATTGCAAGTAAAGAGAGGGATCTATTTTTTGAGCTGGAT GCTATGGATCACCTGGAGTCCTTTATCGCAGAGTGTGACCGGAGAACTGAGCTGGCGAAGAAACGCCTGGCTGAAACTCAGGAGGAGATCAGTGCTGAAGTGTCTGCAAAG GAAGAATACCGCAATTCCATGCCCGCATCCAGTTTCCAGCAGCAGAAGCTGCGCGTCTGTGAGGTCTGCTCCGCGTACCTTGGTCTCCATGACAACGACCGGCGTCTCGCTGATCACTTTGGAGGCAAATTACACTTGGGCTTCATTCAGATCCGTGAAAAACTGGACCAGTTGAGG AAAATGGTGGcagaaaaacaggagaaaagaaacCAAGATCGTCTGAGgcggagagaagagagagaaagagaggagagaaTGGGCAGACG GTCTGGCTCCAAAAATAGAGATCGCAGAAG ATCACGATCTCGGGACAGGAGACGAAGGCGCTCACGATCCGCTTCCCGCGAGAAACGAAAGTCCCGCTCCAGGTCCCGAGAGCGAGACAGACACAGACGCCATCGGAGCCGCTCACGCAGCCACAGCAGAGGTCACCGCCGTGGTTCCAGAGACAGGAGTTCAAAACACAA ATCCTCTAGAGACCGATCTTCAAGAGAAAAGTCACgagacagagagaggaaagagaagagcTCTTCTGAAAGACGGCATGAGAGCACAAATGGCAAATCTCGTTCCAAGAGATCGGAAGAGAGAGAAGCTGGCGAGATCTGA
- the LUC7L gene encoding putative RNA-binding protein Luc7-like 1 isoform X4 → MSAQAQMRALLDQLMGTARDGDETRQRVKFTDDRVCKSHLLDCCPHDILAGTRMDLGECTKIHDLALRADYEIASKERDLFFELDAMDHLESFIAECDRRTELAKKRLAETQEEISAEVSAKAEKVHELNEDIGKLLAKAEQLGAEGNVDESQKILMEVEKVRAKKKEAEEEYRNSMPASSFQQQKLRVCEVCSAYLGLHDNDRRLADHFGGKLHLGFIQIREKLDQLRKMVAEKQEKRNQDRLRRREEREREERMGRRSGSKNRDRRRSRSRDRRRRRSRSASREKRKSRSRSRERDRHRRHRSRSRSHSRGHRRGSRDRSSKHKSSRDRSSREKSRDRERKEKSSSERRHESTNGKSRSKRSEEREAGEI, encoded by the exons ATGTCGGCCCAGGCCCAGATGCGGGCGCTGCTGGACCAGCTCATGGGCACGGCCCGGGACG GAGATGAAACGAGGCAAAGGGTGAAGTTTACAGATGATCGTGTCTGCAAGAGCCATCTCCTGGACTGCTGCCCTCATGATATCCTGGCAGGAACA CGTATGGACCTGGGAGAATGTACAAAGATCCATGACTTGGCACTGAGAGCAGATTATGAGATTGCAAGTAAAGAGAGGGATCTATTTTTTGAGCTGGAT GCTATGGATCACCTGGAGTCCTTTATCGCAGAGTGTGACCGGAGAACTGAGCTGGCGAAGAAACGCCTGGCTGAAACTCAGGAGGAGATCAGTGCTGAAGTGTCTGCAAAG GCAGAAAAGGTTCATGAGCTGAATGAAGACATAGGAAAACTGCTGGCTAAAGCTgagcagctgggagctgaaggAAATGTGGATGAATCCCAAAAGATCCTGATGGAAGTGGAGAAGGTCCGAGCAAAGAAGAAAGAAGCAGAG GAAGAATACCGCAATTCCATGCCCGCATCCAGTTTCCAGCAGCAGAAGCTGCGCGTCTGTGAGGTCTGCTCCGCGTACCTTGGTCTCCATGACAACGACCGGCGTCTCGCTGATCACTTTGGAGGCAAATTACACTTGGGCTTCATTCAGATCCGTGAAAAACTGGACCAGTTGAGG AAAATGGTGGcagaaaaacaggagaaaagaaacCAAGATCGTCTGAGgcggagagaagagagagaaagagaggagagaaTGGGCAGACG GTCTGGCTCCAAAAATAGAGATCGCAGAAG ATCACGATCTCGGGACAGGAGACGAAGGCGCTCACGATCCGCTTCCCGCGAGAAACGAAAGTCCCGCTCCAGGTCCCGAGAGCGAGACAGACACAGACGCCATCGGAGCCGCTCACGCAGCCACAGCAGAGGTCACCGCCGTGGTTCCAGAGACAGGAGTTCAAAACACAA ATCCTCTAGAGACCGATCTTCAAGAGAAAAGTCACgagacagagagaggaaagagaagagcTCTTCTGAAAGACGGCATGAGAGCACAAATGGCAAATCTCGTTCCAAGAGATCGGAAGAGAGAGAAGCTGGCGAGATCTGA
- the LUC7L gene encoding putative RNA-binding protein Luc7-like 1 isoform X1 encodes MPRGGGALSAQRAPRWLLLRPDSAPELLAAPLARSVPAVRSRALPASRHVGPGPDAGAAGPAHGHGPGRFSVSLPAYINLQGSCRKASCSSSRDETRQRVKFTDDRVCKSHLLDCCPHDILAGTRMDLGECTKIHDLALRADYEIASKERDLFFELDAMDHLESFIAECDRRTELAKKRLAETQEEISAEVSAKAEKVHELNEDIGKLLAKAEQLGAEGNVDESQKILMEVEKVRAKKKEAEEEYRNSMPASSFQQQKLRVCEVCSAYLGLHDNDRRLADHFGGKLHLGFIQIREKLDQLRKMVAEKQEKRNQDRLRRREEREREERMGRRSGSKNRDRRRSRSRDRRRRRSRSASREKRKSRSRSRERDRHRRHRSRSRSHSRGHRRGSRDRSSKHKSSRDRSSREKSRDRERKEKSSSERRHESTNGKSRSKRSEEREAGEI; translated from the exons atgccGCGCGGGGGCGGGGCTCTTTCCGCCCAGCGTGCCCCGCGCTGGCTGCTGTTGCGGCCGGACTCGGCGCCGGAGCTGTTGGCTGCGCCCCTCGCCCGCTCTGTCCCCGCTGTGAGGAGCCGCGCGCTGCCTGCCTCCCGCCATGTCGGCCCAGGCCCAGATGCGGGCGCTGCTGGACCAGCTCATGGGCACGGCCCGGGACG gtTCAGTGTATCTTTGCCTGCCTACATCAATCTGCAAGGGAGTTGCAGAAAAGCCTCATGTTCATCGAGCC GAGATGAAACGAGGCAAAGGGTGAAGTTTACAGATGATCGTGTCTGCAAGAGCCATCTCCTGGACTGCTGCCCTCATGATATCCTGGCAGGAACA CGTATGGACCTGGGAGAATGTACAAAGATCCATGACTTGGCACTGAGAGCAGATTATGAGATTGCAAGTAAAGAGAGGGATCTATTTTTTGAGCTGGAT GCTATGGATCACCTGGAGTCCTTTATCGCAGAGTGTGACCGGAGAACTGAGCTGGCGAAGAAACGCCTGGCTGAAACTCAGGAGGAGATCAGTGCTGAAGTGTCTGCAAAG GCAGAAAAGGTTCATGAGCTGAATGAAGACATAGGAAAACTGCTGGCTAAAGCTgagcagctgggagctgaaggAAATGTGGATGAATCCCAAAAGATCCTGATGGAAGTGGAGAAGGTCCGAGCAAAGAAGAAAGAAGCAGAG GAAGAATACCGCAATTCCATGCCCGCATCCAGTTTCCAGCAGCAGAAGCTGCGCGTCTGTGAGGTCTGCTCCGCGTACCTTGGTCTCCATGACAACGACCGGCGTCTCGCTGATCACTTTGGAGGCAAATTACACTTGGGCTTCATTCAGATCCGTGAAAAACTGGACCAGTTGAGG AAAATGGTGGcagaaaaacaggagaaaagaaacCAAGATCGTCTGAGgcggagagaagagagagaaagagaggagagaaTGGGCAGACG GTCTGGCTCCAAAAATAGAGATCGCAGAAG ATCACGATCTCGGGACAGGAGACGAAGGCGCTCACGATCCGCTTCCCGCGAGAAACGAAAGTCCCGCTCCAGGTCCCGAGAGCGAGACAGACACAGACGCCATCGGAGCCGCTCACGCAGCCACAGCAGAGGTCACCGCCGTGGTTCCAGAGACAGGAGTTCAAAACACAA ATCCTCTAGAGACCGATCTTCAAGAGAAAAGTCACgagacagagagaggaaagagaagagcTCTTCTGAAAGACGGCATGAGAGCACAAATGGCAAATCTCGTTCCAAGAGATCGGAAGAGAGAGAAGCTGGCGAGATCTGA
- the LUC7L gene encoding putative RNA-binding protein Luc7-like 1 isoform X5 — translation MDLGECTKIHDLALRADYEIASKERDLFFELDAMDHLESFIAECDRRTELAKKRLAETQEEISAEVSAKAEKVHELNEDIGKLLAKAEQLGAEGNVDESQKILMEVEKVRAKKKEAEEEYRNSMPASSFQQQKLRVCEVCSAYLGLHDNDRRLADHFGGKLHLGFIQIREKLDQLRKMVAEKQEKRNQDRLRRREEREREERMGRRSGSKNRDRRRSRSRDRRRRRSRSASREKRKSRSRSRERDRHRRHRSRSRSHSRGHRRGSRDRSSKHKSSRDRSSREKSRDRERKEKSSSERRHESTNGKSRSKRSEEREAGEI, via the exons ATGGACCTGGGAGAATGTACAAAGATCCATGACTTGGCACTGAGAGCAGATTATGAGATTGCAAGTAAAGAGAGGGATCTATTTTTTGAGCTGGAT GCTATGGATCACCTGGAGTCCTTTATCGCAGAGTGTGACCGGAGAACTGAGCTGGCGAAGAAACGCCTGGCTGAAACTCAGGAGGAGATCAGTGCTGAAGTGTCTGCAAAG GCAGAAAAGGTTCATGAGCTGAATGAAGACATAGGAAAACTGCTGGCTAAAGCTgagcagctgggagctgaaggAAATGTGGATGAATCCCAAAAGATCCTGATGGAAGTGGAGAAGGTCCGAGCAAAGAAGAAAGAAGCAGAG GAAGAATACCGCAATTCCATGCCCGCATCCAGTTTCCAGCAGCAGAAGCTGCGCGTCTGTGAGGTCTGCTCCGCGTACCTTGGTCTCCATGACAACGACCGGCGTCTCGCTGATCACTTTGGAGGCAAATTACACTTGGGCTTCATTCAGATCCGTGAAAAACTGGACCAGTTGAGG AAAATGGTGGcagaaaaacaggagaaaagaaacCAAGATCGTCTGAGgcggagagaagagagagaaagagaggagagaaTGGGCAGACG GTCTGGCTCCAAAAATAGAGATCGCAGAAG ATCACGATCTCGGGACAGGAGACGAAGGCGCTCACGATCCGCTTCCCGCGAGAAACGAAAGTCCCGCTCCAGGTCCCGAGAGCGAGACAGACACAGACGCCATCGGAGCCGCTCACGCAGCCACAGCAGAGGTCACCGCCGTGGTTCCAGAGACAGGAGTTCAAAACACAA ATCCTCTAGAGACCGATCTTCAAGAGAAAAGTCACgagacagagagaggaaagagaagagcTCTTCTGAAAGACGGCATGAGAGCACAAATGGCAAATCTCGTTCCAAGAGATCGGAAGAGAGAGAAGCTGGCGAGATCTGA